In a genomic window of Siniperca chuatsi isolate FFG_IHB_CAS linkage group LG1, ASM2008510v1, whole genome shotgun sequence:
- the nhsb gene encoding Nance-Horan syndrome protein isoform X3, which yields MPFAKRIVEPQLLCRHQIPNDEGLLFEDLCAISNVVLSRTLRQLSDLARHACSLFQELENNIITTNQRVWVLQNKIGQIQQTASALDPKKEAVPVSNLDIESKLSLHYQAPWHQQHNVFHPCTRPPCLEELHRNAQLSLRALHRDEQRHRSTSRERNRVTISISVAPPMPTFPSPHSIRRQQRSRLARAERTVRETEIQTIQRKERPGREADIQTIQRKATSTGEGEGGEVLGGHRAKASAPNAPSTQDKQTNWSKENLPPSDQKTTADSHAISSCIIPINVTGVGFDREASARCSLVHSQSVLQRRRKLRRRKTITGIPKRVQHDMDSDESPVARERTVIIHANPHQLSLCQEDLSISGRLHHTRDSGCQTDDFLIACTAAPSRRRIRAQRGHQGIPASLSHSTGNISSLGDQSDSTYTSAAAHGGRLRSRSLPREGGRLMDSDEDDDDNYDDDDEDEELSPYEAEDFIPPGPSPRMKMMMMKEEEESTDDQAAPEPLQLGSLKRLQRSGERDRGVGGGGSPEHSWMERGRSRLPRKADMGSCEISSSSDTFSSPIHSVSTTGVLGSHVDHKEDHQSSSGNWSGSSSTCPSQTSETIPPPSSPPLTGSSHCDSELSLNTVPNAIDEGFSLDPSYHSDLRPQGQGHRSSSFTSSATDQLDDAGVSTASDGEWTYPPDQDPDQTQNLSQSHGLAQEYSSKQGLEDQTCFSDNKTSNTEKEPGSHYPSDTEGFYSSSVHFGECNQSYRGYMYNYADPGPDCGQSNTVAAPLSHGVYPQPSAGFRAGTMTLGRTFRPLRKPKVKPPPPKRTSSLKENSSSVDVGTDTQADQDQPKTVSEQELTLSSTDMKLELELELGGAPEPLQTSCLVAEPLGTWGMGLGETVDIVEPMSFSSADTHSFKDEGAVQSDYADLWLHNTELKSNNGEYTSMSNSSTATGTTVMECIKSPDSSSSSTETQTQAHAQAPETRASSPPLPPGDFKLGSPEKLAGLASPSSGYSSQSETPTSTLPSSSAAFFPGPLSPSTGKRKPKVPERKSSLSSLQHFPRDGASISSVYKRDPDFPPPPSQLDLNVLHGGYVRHTLSHRTHHMHTLHHSKHRVANVLATGTKLLVPEASNTNPPPGLNSAPTIPSANLLPITPSALRSVQLHSVSQSTESATTIDQETASGAETATRPKCPPSGSTLAPPPINIRPLPPRRPPPRPPAHDHTSSPEHLQPPPPGRHPDGPPSYESLLLRQDRYGPGTFWAMTAFRTRMDPSSELSDDSSPLHRPVPRAPHPSPVDLHTHIHSHTEFRGLTHSAHAHPEFRVLGERSFSQDDDDDDEEEEEEEEQVKEPPRAACSRGGMRLDHPPPPAYEFAGGSHSDSGPWASPVKVPGTTMETSHPYLISDARKGGQEEQEEEEEVTSGATRSAHQQQLQEGKDDSTTPDTEDYFSKGMLCDADSTPSDNSLSPLMDDTKVDDDIILTSPNKTRTTEDLFAMIHRSKRKVLGRKDSGDLNVKSRLCPTAPVTLVSAVIIPPAPPINIPAPLATAAGSQRAPVPIYRSAKKSSTSNEEFKLLLLKKGSRSDSSYRMSATEILKSPITPKTPGESLQEGPIRQAEEPFSTLQEPPISGLDPIQIPGLFPRANSESFTPKILPMSAASRQGRSRIPPVANSSRYSTRSRLYTAPMQAISEGETENSDGSPHDDRSS from the exons CGGTGTCAAACCTGGATATAGAGAGCAAGCTGTCACTTCACTATCAGGCTCCATGGCACCAGCAACACAACGTGTTTCATCCTTGCACCCGACCACCATGTCTGGAGGAGCTGCACAGAAATGCTCAGCTCAGTCTCAGAGCCCTGCACCGAG ACGAACAGCGCCACCGCTCCACAAGTCGGGAGAGAAACAGGGTGACCATCTCTATCTCAGTGGCTCCCCCTATGCCCACCTTCCCCTCACCACACTCCATCCGCAGGCAACAAAGGAGTCGCCTGGCACGAGCG GAGAGGACcgtgagagaaacagagatcCAGACCATACagagaaaa GAGAGGCCAGGGAGAGAAGCAGATATTCAAACGATCCAAAGAAAG GCTACCTCGACAGGGGAAGGTGAAGGTGGTGAGGTCCTGGGGGGCCACAGAGCCAAGGCCTCAGCCCCCAATGCCCCCTCGACCCAGGATAAACAGACGAACTGGTCCAAGGAAAACCTCCCACCATCAGATCAGAAGACGACTGCTGATTCTCACGCCATCTCCTCCTGTATCATCCCCATCAATGTCACAG GAGTTGGGTTTGACAGGGAAGCAAGTGCTCGTTGCTCTCTAGTCCATTCCCAGTCAGTTCTTCAGAGGAGAaggaagctgaggaggaggaagactatCACAGGAATACCCAAAAGAGTACAACACGACATGG ACTCAGATGAATCACCCGTAGCAAGAGAGCGCACAGTGATCATCCATGCCAACCCGCACCAACTATCTCTCTGTCAGGAAGACCTCTCAATCAGTGGTCGCCTCCATCACACTCGTGACTCTGGCTGCCAGACAGATGATTTCCTTATAGCAT GTACAGCTGCTCCCTCCAGAAGGCGCATCAGAGCTCAACGTGGCCATCAGGGAatccctgcctctctgtcccattCAACAGGCAACATTTCTTCCCTGGGTGACCAGTCAGACTCCACATACACCAGTGCTGCAGCCCACGGTGGCCGCTTGCGATCTCGTAGCCTACCGCGAGAGGGTGGACGTCTGATGGACAGTGACGAGGATGACGATGacaattatgatgatgatgacgaagaCGAGGAGTTGTCACCATATGAAGCAGAGGACTTTATTCCACCTGGCCCTAGTCCAagaatgaagatgatgatgatgaaggaggaagaagagagcaCAGATGACCAGGCAGCCCCTGAGCCACTGCAACTTGGAAGCCTAAAAAGGTTGCAGCGATCtggggaaagagacagaggggttggaggaggagggagcccAGAGCATAGCTGGATGGAGAGGGGCCGTTCTCGCTTGCCCCGCAAGGCTGACATGGGCAGCTGTGAGATCTCATCGAGTTCAGATACTTTCAGCAGCCCTATTCACTCTGTGTCTACAACAGGAGTTCTAGGCAGCCATGTGGACCACAAGGAGGACCACCAGTCATCGAGCGGGAACTGGAGTGGTTCCAGCTCCACCTGCCCctctcagacatctgaaaccaTCCCCCCGCCCTCTTCTCCACCACTGACAGGCTCATCTCACTGCGACTCAGAGCTGTCACTCAACACTGTGCCCAATGCCATTGATGAGGGATTCTCCCTGGATCCATCATACCACTCTGACCTCAGACCCCAGGGCCAGGGTCACAGGTCAAGCTCGTTCACATCCTCAGCCACAGACCAGTTAGACGATGCAGGGGTCAGTACGGCCAGTGACGGGGAGTGGACATACCCTCCAGATCAAGACCCTGACCAGACCCAAAACCTGAGCCAGAGCCATGGGTTAGCCCAGGAGTACAGCTCCAAACAAGGTCTAGAAGACCAAACCTGTTTCAGTGACAACAAGACCAGCAACACTGAAAAAGAGCCTGGCTCTCATTACCCATCTGATACAGAGGGTTTTTACTCCTCTTCTGTGCATTTTGGGGAGTGTAATCAGAGTTACAGAGGATACATGTATAACTATGCAGACCCAGGGCCTGACTGTGGCCAATCCAACACTGTGGCAGCACCACTATCCCATGGAGTTTACCCCCAGCCCTCAGCTGGCTTCAGAGCAGGCACTATGACCCTTGGGAGGACATTTCGTCCGCTGAGGAAACCAAAAGTCAAACCTCCACCACCCAAACGGACCTCCTCGCTGAAGGAAAACAGTAGTAGTGTTGATGTTGGAACGGACACACAGGCAGATCAGGATCAACCAAAGACGGTCAGTGAACAAGAGCTTACCTTGTCTTCCACAGATATGAAGCTGGAACTGGAGCTAGAGCTTGGAGGTGCTCCAGAACCATTACAGACATCTTGTCTAGTGGCAGAGCCTTTGGGAACTTGGGGAATGGGACTAGGTGAAACCGTGGACATAGTAGAGCCCATGTCCTTCAGCTCTGCAGATACACACTCGTTTAAGGATGAAGGTGCTGTGCAATCTGACTATGCAGACCTGTGGCTTCACAACACTGAGCTGAAGTCCAACAATGGTGAGTACACATCCATGTCCAACTCAAGCACAGCCACAGGCACTACTGTCATGGAGTGTATCAAGTCACCAGacagctcttcctcctccacagaAACCCAAACCCAGGCCCATGCCCAGGCTCCAGAGACCAGGGCATCAAGTCCACCTCTCCCACCTGGAGACTTCAAACTTGGGTCACCTGAGAAGCTGGCTGGCCTGGCCTCACCATCAAGTGGCtattccagccaatcagagactcCAACGTCAACCTTGCCCTCATCTTCGGCAGCGTTCTTCCCAGGACCTCTGTCGCCCTCAACTGGCAAGAGAAAGCCCAAAGTGCCCGAAAGGaagtcttctctctcttccctgcaGCACTTCCCCAGAGATGGAGCTTCCATTTCCTCTGTCTATAAGAGAGATCCAGACTTCCCACCCCCACCTTCTCAACTTGATCTCAATGTTCTTCATGGTGGTTATGTCAGACACACGCTATCCCACCGGACGCACCACATGCACACGCTCCaccacagcaaacacagagttGCAAATGTTTTAGCCACTGGAACAAAGTTGTTGGTCCCTGAGGCATCAAATACCAACCCACCACCAGGTTTAAACTCTGCTCCAACGATTCCCAGCGCCAATCTGTTGCCGATAACTCCATCTGCTCTTCGTTCAGTGCAGCTCCATTCTGTTAGCCAATCTACAGAAAGTGCTACCACTATAGACCAGGAAACAGCAAGTGGAGCAGAGACCGCTACAAGACCCAAATGTCCTCCTAGTGGTTCTACTCTGGCTCCACCACCTATAAACATTAGGCCTCTCCCTCCTCGCAGACCACCTCCAAGACCCCCAGCGCATGACCACACCTCCTCTCCTGAACATTTGCAACCACCTCCCCCTGGCCGCCACCCTGATGGGCCTCCATCCTATGAAAGCCTGTTACTCAGACAGGACCGCTATGGACCTGGAACCTTCTGGGCTATGACGGCCTTCAGAACCCGGATGGACCCGTCATCAGAACTCTCTGACGACAGCTCACCCTTGCATCGGCCCGTGCCACGTGCTCCCCACCCTTCGCCTGTggatctacacacacatatccactcacacacagagttcaGAGGGCTCACACACTCAGCCCATGCACACCCTGAGTTTAGGGTTTTGGGAGAGCGCTCGTTCTCACaggacgatgatgatgatgacgaggaggaggaggaagaagaagagcaggtGAAAGAGCCGCCGAGGGCTGCATGTTCCAGAGGAGGCATGCGATTGGATCACCCTCCACCCCCAGCATATGAGTTTGCTGGGGGATCCCACTCAGACTCAGGGCCCTGGGCTAGTCCAGTCAAAGTGCCTGGTACCACAATGGAGACATCGCATCCTTACCTAATCAGCGATGCAAGGAAAGGAGGACAAGAAgagcaggaagaagaggaggaagtgacATCAGGTGCTACCAGAAGTGCccatcagcagcagctacagGAGGGCAAAGATGACTCCACCACTCCTGACACTGAGGATTACTTCAGTAAAG GGATGTTGTGTGATGCAGATTCCACACCGAGTGATAATTCGCTCTCCCCTCTGATGGATGACACCAAAGTGGATGATGACATTATTCTCACATCACCCAACAAGACCCGTACAACTgaggacctgtttgccatgatACACAG ATCCAAGAGAAAGGTCCTGGGCCGTAAAGATTCAGGAGACTTAAACGTGAAGTCTCGTCTCTGCCCTACAGCACCAGTGACCCTTGTCTCCGCCGTCATTATCCCACCAGCCCCTCCTATCAACATCCCAGCTCCCTTAGCCACTGCTGCTGGGTCACAACGAGCCCCTGTGCCAATCTACCGCAGCGCCAAGAAATCCAGCACGTCCAATGAGGAGTTTAAACTCCTGTTGCTAAAGAAAGGTAGCAGGTCTGATTCCAGCTACCGCATGTCAGCTACAGAGATTCTGAAGAGCCCTATCACCCCTAAAACCCCAGGGGAGTCCCTTCAGGAAGGGCCTATTAGACAGGCTGAGGAGCCATTCTCTACACTCCAAGAGCCCCCCATTTCTGGCCTGGATCCAATCCAGATACCAGGCCTTTTTCCCAGGGCCAACTCTGAGAGTTTCACCCCCAAAATCCTGCCTATGTCAGCTGCATCTCGACAGGGACGTTCTCGGATCCCCCCTGTAGCCAACAGCAGTCGCTACAGTACACGTAGCCGCCTCTACACAGCCCCCATGCAAGCCATTTCCGAAGGGGAGACAGAGAACTCAGATGGGAGCCCCCATGATGACAGATCATCCTAA
- the nhsb gene encoding Nance-Horan syndrome protein isoform X2 — protein sequence MPFAKRIVEPQLLCRHQIPNDEGLLFEDLCAISNVVLSRTLRQLSDLARHACSLFQELENNIITTNQRVWVLQNKIGQIQQTASALDPKKEAVPVSNLDIESKLSLHYQAPWHQQHNVFHPCTRPPCLEELHRNAQLSLRALHRDEQRHRSTSRERNRVTISISVAPPMPTFPSPHSIRRQQRSRLARAQERAERERELDYQPRKERTVRETEIQTIQRKERPGREADIQTIQRKATSTGEGEGGEVLGGHRAKASAPNAPSTQDKQTNWSKENLPPSDQKTTADSHAISSCIIPINVTGVGFDREASARCSLVHSQSVLQRRRKLRRRKTITGIPKRVQHDMDSDESPVARERTVIIHANPHQLSLCQEDLSISGRLHHTRDSGCQTDDFLIACTAAPSRRRIRAQRGHQGIPASLSHSTGNISSLGDQSDSTYTSAAAHGGRLRSRSLPREGGRLMDSDEDDDDNYDDDDEDEELSPYEAEDFIPPGPSPRMKMMMMKEEEESTDDQAAPEPLQLGSLKRLQRSGERDRGVGGGGSPEHSWMERGRSRLPRKADMGSCEISSSSDTFSSPIHSVSTTGVLGSHVDHKEDHQSSSGNWSGSSSTCPSQTSETIPPPSSPPLTGSSHCDSELSLNTVPNAIDEGFSLDPSYHSDLRPQGQGHRSSSFTSSATDQLDDAGVSTASDGEWTYPPDQDPDQTQNLSQSHGLAQEYSSKQGLEDQTCFSDNKTSNTEKEPGSHYPSDTEGFYSSSVHFGECNQSYRGYMYNYADPGPDCGQSNTVAAPLSHGVYPQPSAGFRAGTMTLGRTFRPLRKPKVKPPPPKRTSSLKENSSSVDVGTDTQADQDQPKTVSEQELTLSSTDMKLELELELGGAPEPLQTSCLVAEPLGTWGMGLGETVDIVEPMSFSSADTHSFKDEGAVQSDYADLWLHNTELKSNNGEYTSMSNSSTATGTTVMECIKSPDSSSSSTETQTQAHAQAPETRASSPPLPPGDFKLGSPEKLAGLASPSSGYSSQSETPTSTLPSSSAAFFPGPLSPSTGKRKPKVPERKSSLSSLQHFPRDGASISSVYKRDPDFPPPPSQLDLNVLHGGYVRHTLSHRTHHMHTLHHSKHRVANVLATGTKLLVPEASNTNPPPGLNSAPTIPSANLLPITPSALRSVQLHSVSQSTESATTIDQETASGAETATRPKCPPSGSTLAPPPINIRPLPPRRPPPRPPAHDHTSSPEHLQPPPPGRHPDGPPSYESLLLRQDRYGPGTFWAMTAFRTRMDPSSELSDDSSPLHRPVPRAPHPSPVDLHTHIHSHTEFRGLTHSAHAHPEFRVLGERSFSQDDDDDDEEEEEEEEQVKEPPRAACSRGGMRLDHPPPPAYEFAGGSHSDSGPWASPVKVPGTTMETSHPYLISDARKGGQEEQEEEEEVTSGATRSAHQQQLQEGKDDSTTPDTEDYFSKGMLCDADSTPSDNSLSPLMDDTKVDDDIILTSPNKTRTTEDLFAMIHRSKRKVLGRKDSGDLNVKSRLCPTAPVTLVSAVIIPPAPPINIPAPLATAAGSQRAPVPIYRSAKKSSTSNEEFKLLLLKKGSRSDSSYRMSATEILKSPITPKTPGESLQEGPIRQAEEPFSTLQEPPISGLDPIQIPGLFPRANSESFTPKILPMSAASRQGRSRIPPVANSSRYSTRSRLYTAPMQAISEGETENSDGSPHDDRSS from the exons CGGTGTCAAACCTGGATATAGAGAGCAAGCTGTCACTTCACTATCAGGCTCCATGGCACCAGCAACACAACGTGTTTCATCCTTGCACCCGACCACCATGTCTGGAGGAGCTGCACAGAAATGCTCAGCTCAGTCTCAGAGCCCTGCACCGAG ACGAACAGCGCCACCGCTCCACAAGTCGGGAGAGAAACAGGGTGACCATCTCTATCTCAGTGGCTCCCCCTATGCCCACCTTCCCCTCACCACACTCCATCCGCAGGCAACAAAGGAGTCGCCTGGCACGAGCG caagagagagcagagagggagcgagagttAGACTATCAACCCAGGAAG GAGAGGACcgtgagagaaacagagatcCAGACCATACagagaaaa GAGAGGCCAGGGAGAGAAGCAGATATTCAAACGATCCAAAGAAAG GCTACCTCGACAGGGGAAGGTGAAGGTGGTGAGGTCCTGGGGGGCCACAGAGCCAAGGCCTCAGCCCCCAATGCCCCCTCGACCCAGGATAAACAGACGAACTGGTCCAAGGAAAACCTCCCACCATCAGATCAGAAGACGACTGCTGATTCTCACGCCATCTCCTCCTGTATCATCCCCATCAATGTCACAG GAGTTGGGTTTGACAGGGAAGCAAGTGCTCGTTGCTCTCTAGTCCATTCCCAGTCAGTTCTTCAGAGGAGAaggaagctgaggaggaggaagactatCACAGGAATACCCAAAAGAGTACAACACGACATGG ACTCAGATGAATCACCCGTAGCAAGAGAGCGCACAGTGATCATCCATGCCAACCCGCACCAACTATCTCTCTGTCAGGAAGACCTCTCAATCAGTGGTCGCCTCCATCACACTCGTGACTCTGGCTGCCAGACAGATGATTTCCTTATAGCAT GTACAGCTGCTCCCTCCAGAAGGCGCATCAGAGCTCAACGTGGCCATCAGGGAatccctgcctctctgtcccattCAACAGGCAACATTTCTTCCCTGGGTGACCAGTCAGACTCCACATACACCAGTGCTGCAGCCCACGGTGGCCGCTTGCGATCTCGTAGCCTACCGCGAGAGGGTGGACGTCTGATGGACAGTGACGAGGATGACGATGacaattatgatgatgatgacgaagaCGAGGAGTTGTCACCATATGAAGCAGAGGACTTTATTCCACCTGGCCCTAGTCCAagaatgaagatgatgatgatgaaggaggaagaagagagcaCAGATGACCAGGCAGCCCCTGAGCCACTGCAACTTGGAAGCCTAAAAAGGTTGCAGCGATCtggggaaagagacagaggggttggaggaggagggagcccAGAGCATAGCTGGATGGAGAGGGGCCGTTCTCGCTTGCCCCGCAAGGCTGACATGGGCAGCTGTGAGATCTCATCGAGTTCAGATACTTTCAGCAGCCCTATTCACTCTGTGTCTACAACAGGAGTTCTAGGCAGCCATGTGGACCACAAGGAGGACCACCAGTCATCGAGCGGGAACTGGAGTGGTTCCAGCTCCACCTGCCCctctcagacatctgaaaccaTCCCCCCGCCCTCTTCTCCACCACTGACAGGCTCATCTCACTGCGACTCAGAGCTGTCACTCAACACTGTGCCCAATGCCATTGATGAGGGATTCTCCCTGGATCCATCATACCACTCTGACCTCAGACCCCAGGGCCAGGGTCACAGGTCAAGCTCGTTCACATCCTCAGCCACAGACCAGTTAGACGATGCAGGGGTCAGTACGGCCAGTGACGGGGAGTGGACATACCCTCCAGATCAAGACCCTGACCAGACCCAAAACCTGAGCCAGAGCCATGGGTTAGCCCAGGAGTACAGCTCCAAACAAGGTCTAGAAGACCAAACCTGTTTCAGTGACAACAAGACCAGCAACACTGAAAAAGAGCCTGGCTCTCATTACCCATCTGATACAGAGGGTTTTTACTCCTCTTCTGTGCATTTTGGGGAGTGTAATCAGAGTTACAGAGGATACATGTATAACTATGCAGACCCAGGGCCTGACTGTGGCCAATCCAACACTGTGGCAGCACCACTATCCCATGGAGTTTACCCCCAGCCCTCAGCTGGCTTCAGAGCAGGCACTATGACCCTTGGGAGGACATTTCGTCCGCTGAGGAAACCAAAAGTCAAACCTCCACCACCCAAACGGACCTCCTCGCTGAAGGAAAACAGTAGTAGTGTTGATGTTGGAACGGACACACAGGCAGATCAGGATCAACCAAAGACGGTCAGTGAACAAGAGCTTACCTTGTCTTCCACAGATATGAAGCTGGAACTGGAGCTAGAGCTTGGAGGTGCTCCAGAACCATTACAGACATCTTGTCTAGTGGCAGAGCCTTTGGGAACTTGGGGAATGGGACTAGGTGAAACCGTGGACATAGTAGAGCCCATGTCCTTCAGCTCTGCAGATACACACTCGTTTAAGGATGAAGGTGCTGTGCAATCTGACTATGCAGACCTGTGGCTTCACAACACTGAGCTGAAGTCCAACAATGGTGAGTACACATCCATGTCCAACTCAAGCACAGCCACAGGCACTACTGTCATGGAGTGTATCAAGTCACCAGacagctcttcctcctccacagaAACCCAAACCCAGGCCCATGCCCAGGCTCCAGAGACCAGGGCATCAAGTCCACCTCTCCCACCTGGAGACTTCAAACTTGGGTCACCTGAGAAGCTGGCTGGCCTGGCCTCACCATCAAGTGGCtattccagccaatcagagactcCAACGTCAACCTTGCCCTCATCTTCGGCAGCGTTCTTCCCAGGACCTCTGTCGCCCTCAACTGGCAAGAGAAAGCCCAAAGTGCCCGAAAGGaagtcttctctctcttccctgcaGCACTTCCCCAGAGATGGAGCTTCCATTTCCTCTGTCTATAAGAGAGATCCAGACTTCCCACCCCCACCTTCTCAACTTGATCTCAATGTTCTTCATGGTGGTTATGTCAGACACACGCTATCCCACCGGACGCACCACATGCACACGCTCCaccacagcaaacacagagttGCAAATGTTTTAGCCACTGGAACAAAGTTGTTGGTCCCTGAGGCATCAAATACCAACCCACCACCAGGTTTAAACTCTGCTCCAACGATTCCCAGCGCCAATCTGTTGCCGATAACTCCATCTGCTCTTCGTTCAGTGCAGCTCCATTCTGTTAGCCAATCTACAGAAAGTGCTACCACTATAGACCAGGAAACAGCAAGTGGAGCAGAGACCGCTACAAGACCCAAATGTCCTCCTAGTGGTTCTACTCTGGCTCCACCACCTATAAACATTAGGCCTCTCCCTCCTCGCAGACCACCTCCAAGACCCCCAGCGCATGACCACACCTCCTCTCCTGAACATTTGCAACCACCTCCCCCTGGCCGCCACCCTGATGGGCCTCCATCCTATGAAAGCCTGTTACTCAGACAGGACCGCTATGGACCTGGAACCTTCTGGGCTATGACGGCCTTCAGAACCCGGATGGACCCGTCATCAGAACTCTCTGACGACAGCTCACCCTTGCATCGGCCCGTGCCACGTGCTCCCCACCCTTCGCCTGTggatctacacacacatatccactcacacacagagttcaGAGGGCTCACACACTCAGCCCATGCACACCCTGAGTTTAGGGTTTTGGGAGAGCGCTCGTTCTCACaggacgatgatgatgatgacgaggaggaggaggaagaagaagagcaggtGAAAGAGCCGCCGAGGGCTGCATGTTCCAGAGGAGGCATGCGATTGGATCACCCTCCACCCCCAGCATATGAGTTTGCTGGGGGATCCCACTCAGACTCAGGGCCCTGGGCTAGTCCAGTCAAAGTGCCTGGTACCACAATGGAGACATCGCATCCTTACCTAATCAGCGATGCAAGGAAAGGAGGACAAGAAgagcaggaagaagaggaggaagtgacATCAGGTGCTACCAGAAGTGCccatcagcagcagctacagGAGGGCAAAGATGACTCCACCACTCCTGACACTGAGGATTACTTCAGTAAAG GGATGTTGTGTGATGCAGATTCCACACCGAGTGATAATTCGCTCTCCCCTCTGATGGATGACACCAAAGTGGATGATGACATTATTCTCACATCACCCAACAAGACCCGTACAACTgaggacctgtttgccatgatACACAG ATCCAAGAGAAAGGTCCTGGGCCGTAAAGATTCAGGAGACTTAAACGTGAAGTCTCGTCTCTGCCCTACAGCACCAGTGACCCTTGTCTCCGCCGTCATTATCCCACCAGCCCCTCCTATCAACATCCCAGCTCCCTTAGCCACTGCTGCTGGGTCACAACGAGCCCCTGTGCCAATCTACCGCAGCGCCAAGAAATCCAGCACGTCCAATGAGGAGTTTAAACTCCTGTTGCTAAAGAAAGGTAGCAGGTCTGATTCCAGCTACCGCATGTCAGCTACAGAGATTCTGAAGAGCCCTATCACCCCTAAAACCCCAGGGGAGTCCCTTCAGGAAGGGCCTATTAGACAGGCTGAGGAGCCATTCTCTACACTCCAAGAGCCCCCCATTTCTGGCCTGGATCCAATCCAGATACCAGGCCTTTTTCCCAGGGCCAACTCTGAGAGTTTCACCCCCAAAATCCTGCCTATGTCAGCTGCATCTCGACAGGGACGTTCTCGGATCCCCCCTGTAGCCAACAGCAGTCGCTACAGTACACGTAGCCGCCTCTACACAGCCCCCATGCAAGCCATTTCCGAAGGGGAGACAGAGAACTCAGATGGGAGCCCCCATGATGACAGATCATCCTAA